AGCACCGGCTGGAGGTCGCCCAGCAGCTCGGACTCGAGCTGGCTCTGGCGGGCGCGCATCCAGTTGCGGTTGCCCTTCACGGTGTTGATCTCGCCGTTGTGGGCCATCATCCGGAACGGCTGCGCGAGCGGCCAGGACGGGAAGGTGTTCGTCGAGTAGCGCGAGTGGACGAGCGCGAGCTTCGAGGCGAAGCGCTCGTCGCTGAGGTCCGGGTAGAAGGGCTCGAGCTGGAGCGTCGTGACCATGCCCTTGTAGACGATGGTGCGCGCCGAGAGGGAGGGCAGGTAGGCGCCGAGCTCGCGCTCGGCGCGCTTGCGCACGAAGAAGGTGCGGCGGTCGAGCTCGATGCCGCTCAGGGCGCGACCGTGCTCGCCGGGGTGGGCGCCCGCGAGGAACAGCTGCTCGAACACGGGCGCCGCCTTGCGGGCGAGCGTGCCGAGGTGCTCAGGGTCGGTCGGCACCTCGCGCCAGCCGAGGACCTCGAGGCCGTGCTCGCGCGCGATCCCCTCGATCCCGGCCTTGAGCTCCGTGCGCTCGGCCTCCTCGGTCGGGAGGAAGGCCATGCCGGCCGCGTACTCGCCGGGGCCGGGGAGCTCGAAGGGCACGACGGCGCGGAGGAACTCGTCCGGCATCTGGGTGACGATGCCCGCGCCGTCGCCCGTGCCCGCATCCGAGCCGACCGCGCCGCGGTGCTCGAGGTGGCGGAGCGCGTCGAGCGCCGCGTCGATGATGTCGTGGCCGGCCGTGCCGCGCAGGGTCGCGACCATGGCCAGGCCGCAGGCGTCCTTCTCGTTGGCGGGGTCGTAGAGACCCGCCGCCGCCGGGATCGCGCTGAAGCGCTGGAAGGGGCCGTGCTGGGGCGTGCTGGCAGCCATGGGAACCGTCCTCACGATGGTGCAGGTGATGGGACGTCGGCGGCCCAACAGACAGGGAGGGATGAGCCCGATTCTCCCACGCAGGTGGGCGGGCCGGAATCCCGCGGGTTTCGCGCGACCGCGGTGGTGCGCGGACTAGCGGGTGGTGGATGCGCCGCTTGTGGCGGGCTCCTCGGACTCGGCGGCGGCGTCATCGCCCTCGTCGACGGAATCGTCGTCCTCGTCGTCCGAGTAGGTGTCGTCGGAGTCTACCCCAGCATCGGGCGTCCACTCGCGCCCCGGCACGTACGGGCTCGGCTCGAGGCCCGGGTGGCGGCGGGACTGCACGATGAGGATCACGATGCCGAGCACGAGCGCGATGACGGCGGCCCAGACATTCGAGCGGATCCCGAGGTAGAGCTCGCTGGGATCGATGCGGATCGACTCGAACCAGCTGCGGCCGAGGCCGTACCAGACGAGGTAGAGGCCGAGGACCTTGCCCCACTGCAGCCGCAGGCGGTACGTCGCGGCCATGAGGATCGCGAAGCCGACGAGGTTCCAGATCATCTCGTAGAGGAAGGTCGGGTGGAACAGCGTGCCCTCCGGCAGGCCCGAGGGGTAGGCGCCGTTGGACGACTCGATCTCGAGGCCCCACGGCAGGTCGGTGGGGAGGCCGTAGAGCTCGTGGTTGAACCAGTTGCCGAGGCGGCCCATGGCCTGCGCGAGGAGGAGGCCGGGCGCGATCGCGTCGGCGACGCTCCAGAAGCGCAGCCCCGACATCCGGCAGCCGATCCAGACGCCGACGGCGCCGCCGATGAGCGAGCCGAAGATGGCGTTGCCGCCCTCCCAGATGCGCACGACCTTCCAGGGGTCGATGCCGGCGCCGAAGAAGTCGCCGGGGTGCGTCAGCACGTGGTACGCCCGCGCCCCGATGATGCCGAGCACGACCGCCCAGATCGCGACGTCGAGGATGACCCAGGGCTCCGCACCGCGCGAGCTCAGCCGGTGGTTCGCCACGAGGATCGCCGCCACGATGCCCGCCAGGATGCAGATGGCGTAGGCGTGGATGTTGAGGTCGAAGCCGAACCAGGTCAGGCCGATGTCGCGGAGCCACTGGCCGAGGTTGAAGACCTGCCAGGCGGGGTCGGGGCTCGGGATGCTGAGCGGAAGGACCACGGAGAACCTTTCGGCGTTCTGCGCCTCGGGGAGGCGGGAGGGACGGAGCGAGTCTACTGCGCGGCGGGGGCGGCCCCCGCCGCGAGGGCGGCGGCGGTGCGCGCGAGGCCGGCGACGCCGTCGGCGGCGAGCGAGGTGACGAGCGCCGAGCCGACGATCGCGCCGTCGGCGTAGCCGAGCACCTCGCGGACCTGCTCGCCCGTCGAGATGCCGATGCCGACGCAGGCGGCGATCCGGTCGGGACCGGTCGCGCCGGCCGCGCGGAGCCGCTCGACGAGCGTGCGCGCCGCGCGGTCGACGTCGCTCCGCGCGCCCGTGATCCCCATGGTCGAGACGGTGTAGACGAAGCCGCGGCTCGACGACACGACCTCGCCGAGGCGGGCGTCGGAGGAGGTCGGCGCCGCGAGGAAGACCCGGTCGAGGCCGTGCGCCTCGCTCACCGCGAGCCACTCCCCCGCCGAGTCGGGCGTGATGTCCGGCGTGATGAGGCCCGCGCCGCCGGCATCCCGCAGCGAGGCGGCGAAGCGCTCCGCGCCGAACTGCACGACCGGGTTCCAGTACGTCATGACGAGGACCGGCACGTCGACGCGCGCGCGGATCCGCTCGACCGCCGCGAACACGTCGCGCGTGCGGAAGCCGCCGGCGAGCGCATGCTGCGTCGCCTGCTGGATCGCGAGGCCGTCCATGACCGGGTCGGAGTACGGGAGGCCGAGCTCGAGGACGTCGACCCCGTTCTCCACGAGGGCGACCGCGGCGTCGACGCTCGTGTCGAGATCCGGGAACCCGACGGGGAGGTAGCCGATGAGGGCACCGGACCCTGACGCCTTCCGCTCGGCGATGCGCTGCGCGACGCTCACTCCTGCACCGCCCCCTCGTCGAGCAGCTCGAACCAGCGGCCCGCCGTCGCCATGTCCTTGTCCCCGCGACCCGAGAGGTTCACGAGGATCGTCGCCTCGGGGCCCAGCTCGCGGCCGAGGCGCAGGGCGCCCGCGAGGGCGTGCGCCGACTCGATCGCCGGGATGATGCCCTCGGTGCGGCTGAGGAGGCGGAGGGCCTCCATCGCCTCGGCGTCCGTCGCGGGGAGGTACTCGGCCCGGCCGATGTCGGCGAGATGCGCGTGCTCCGGGCCGACGCCGGGGTAGTCGAGCCCGGCCGAGATCGAGTGCGACTCGATGGTCTGCCCGTCCTCGTCCTGCAGCAGGTAGCTGCGGGCCCCGTGGAGCACCCCGGGACGCCCGCGCTCGATCGATGCCGCGTGCCGCTCCGTGTCGACGCCGTCGCCCGCCGCCTCGAGGCCGATGAGGCGCACGTCCGCGTCGTCGAGGAAGGCGTGGAAGATGCCGATCGCGTTGCTGCCGCCGCCCACGCAGGCCATGACCGCATCCGGGAGCCGACCGGTCAGCTCGAGCACCTGCGCGCGAGCCTCCTCGCCGATGATCTTCTGCAGGTCGCGGACCATCGCGGGGAACGGGTGGGGGCCCGCCGCGGTGCCGAAGACGTAGTTCGTCGTCTCGACGCTCGTCACCCACTCGCGGTAGGCCTCGTTGATCGCGTCCTTCAGCGTGCGCGAGCCGGTCGCCACCGAGATGACCTCGGCGCCGAGCAGCCGCATGCGGGCGACGTTGAGCGCCTGGCGCTGCGTGTCGACCTCCCCCATGAAGATCGTGCACTCGAGCCCGAAGAGCGCCGCCGCCGTCGCGGTCGCGACACCGTGCTGGCCTGCGCCCGTCTCGGCGATGACGCGCGTCTTCCCGATGCGGCGCGTGAGGAGCGCCTGCCCGAGCACGTTGTTGATCTTGTGGCTGCCGGTGTGGTTGAGGTCCTCGCGCTTGAGGATGATGCGGGCGCCGCCCGCGTGCTCCGCGAAGCGCGGGACCTCGGTGATGATCGAGGGACGGCCGGTGTAGCTGCGGTGCAGCTCGGCGAGCTCCGACTGGAACGCCGGGTCGGACTTCGCCGCCTCCCAGGCCTCGGAGAGCTCCTCGATCGCGGCGATGAGCGACTCGGGCATGAAGCGCCCGCCGAACTCGCCGAAGTAAGGACCGGGGTTGTCGCGCAGGGCCATGATCACGCCGCCAGGAAGGACTCGATGGTCGCGATCGGGTCCTCGCCCGTCACGAGGGCCTCGCCCACCAGCACCACGTCGGCACCCGCGTCGCGATAGTGGCGCACGTCCGCCGGCGAGAGCACGGCCGACTCCGCGACCCGGACGACGCCCGAGGGGATGCGGTCCGCGAGCCGGCCGAACAGGTCCCGGTCGAGCTCGAAGGTCGAGAGGTCGCGGGCGTTCACGCCGACGAGCTGTGCCCCCAGGTCGACCGCGCGGGCCACCTCCTCGGCGTCGTGCGCCTCCACGAGCGGCGTCATCCCGAGCTGGAGCACGAGCTCGTGCAGCTCGGCGAGACGGGGCTGCTCGAGCGCCGACACGATGAGCAGGACGAGGTCGGCGCCCGCGGCGCGCGCCTCGAGCACCTGGTAGGGCTCGACGATGAAGTCCTTGCGGAGCACCGGGATGCCGACCGCCGAGCGGACCGACGCCAGATCCTCGAGCGAGCCGAGGAAGCGCCGCTGCTCCGTGAGCACGCTGATGGCGCTCGCGCCGCCCGCCTCGTACGAGAGCGCGAGGCTCGCGGGCTCGGGGATCTCGGCGAGGGCGCCGCGCGAGGGGCTCGCGCGCTTCACCTCGGCGATGAGCTTGACGCGATCGGCCGGCGCGAGCGCCTGGAGCGCGTCGAGGGCGGGGGCCTGCGCGGCGGCGGCGGCCTCGACCTCGGCGAGGGGACGCGCGGCACGGCGCTCCGCCGCATCCGCGACCGCTCCCGTGACGAGCTCGGCGAGCAGGTCGGCGGTCACCTAGGCGTGCGCCTTCGGCGTGTACTTCGGCCCGCGGACCCCGTAGCCCAGACGCGCGAGCACGACGCCCGCGAGGAGGCCGGCCACCATGAGCGCGACGGAGGCCCAGACGAGCCAGACGATCGCGAACCAGAAGGCGAAGGTGCCGATCGTGAAGGCGACGAGCATGATGATCACGGCCGTCCAGGCCGCCGGCGAGTGGCCGTGGCCGGGGTCGTTCTCTTCGGACACTGGGGCTCCTTCTCAAGACGGTGCCGCTTGCGCGGCATCGCCACCGAGTCTAGCGGTCGCGATCGGTCGGATCGTCGCCGCCGCTCAGCGCGTCCCAGTCCTCGACCGCGCGGCTCTCCCGGCGGTCGCGGACGCCCTCGGAGGCGCGATCGGCGCGCGCAGCGGGCCCGTCCTCCGCGACGGGCACGCCCTCGGGCGCCTCGCCGTCGACGGGCGCGAAGCGGACCGGCTGGTAGCGGCGCGCCGAGCTCGGCCAGGCGCGCGAGGTCGCGGCGACCGCGAACCCCGCCGCCACGAGTGCGATCCCGGCGGCGAGGGCCACGAGCGGCCATGGTGTGGGCGCGGCCGACTCGGTCAGGCGGCGGGCCGCGTCCGCGCCGCCGTCGCCCGTCAGCTCCGCGACGAGTCCCGCGGAGGCGGCGACAGGATCGCCCAGCGACACCTGCGCCTGGATCGCGATGCAGACGCCGAGCAGCGCCTGCAGCACCCCGAGCACGACGCGGAACGCGGGCCCGGCGATCGCGAGCGCCGGCACCACGAGCAGGCCCGACAGCGCCAGGGGGGCGAGCGCACCCGCCGCCGTCTGCCCGTCGACGTCGACCTCCTGACCGGCGAGCCGCAGCAGGAACCACGGCTGCGACCACGCGAGCATCACCGACCCGCTCAGCGCCAGCAGGACGAGCAGGCTCAGGCCCTTCAGCCGACCCGGCGTCACGACGCCGCATCCCCCTCGGGCGAGCCGAGCACCGGGCGCAGCGGGTCCTCGTCGAAGCAGGCGTGCGATCCGGTGTGGCAGGCGGGGCCGAGCTGGTGCACCGTGAGGAGCAGCGCGTCGCCGTCGCAGTCGAGGGCCGCGCCCCGCACGTACTGCCGGTGGCCGCTCGTGTCGCCCTTGCGCCAGTACTCCTGCCGGCTCCGCGACCAGAAGGTCACGCGGCCCTCCGTGAGCGTGCGGCGCAGCGCCTCGGCGTCCATGTAGCCGAGCATGAGCACGTCGCGGCTCGACTCCTCCTGCACGATCGCGGGCAGCAGGCCGTCCGGATTCCAGGCGACTCGGGCGATGACGGCCTCGGGCGCGTCGTCGGTGTCGCTGTCGTGCGTCCAGCTCATCGCACCTCGATCCCCTCCGCGGCGATCGCCGCCTTCACCTGCCCGATCGTGAGCTCGCCGTCGTGGAACACGGATGCGGCGAGCACGGCGTCCGCGCCCGCCCGGATCGCGGGGGCGAAGTGCTCGAGGGCGCCCGCGCCGCCGCTCGCGATGACGGGGACCGTGCTCAGCTCGCGCATCGCGGCCGTGAGCTCCAGGTCGAAGCCGTCCTTCGTGCCGTCGGCGTCGATCGAGTTGACGAGCAGCTCTCCCGCACCGCGCTCGATCGCCTCGCGGGCCCAGTCGAGCGCGTCCAGATCCGTCTCCGTCCGACCGCCGTGGGTCGTCACGACGAAGCCGCTCGGCATCCGCTCGCTCCGCTGCACGTCGAGGCTCAGCACCAGCACCTGCGCGCCGAAGCGGTCGGCGATCTCGCCGAGCAGGGCGGGGCGCGCGATCGCCGCGCTGTTGACGCCGATCTTGTCGGCGCCCGAGGCGAGGAGCCGCGCCACGTCCTCCGGCGAGCGGACGCCGCCGCCGACCGTGAGCGGGATGAAGACCTGCTCGGCCGTGCGGGCCACCATCTCGTAGGTGGTCTCGCGCGCATCCACCGTCGCCGTCACGTCGAGGAAGGTCAGCTCATCGGCCCCCTGCTCGGCGTAGCGTCGAGCGAGCTGGACCGGATCCCCCGCATCGCGGAGGCCCTTGAAGTTGATCCCCTTGACGACGCGGCCGTCCGCGACGTCGAGGCACGGGATCACCCGGGTGACGATCGCCATGTCAGATCCTGGCGGCGGTGATGGGGCTCACGAGAATCGCGCGCGCCCCCAGCTCGTAGAGCTCGTCCATGATCTGGTTCGTGTCGGCGCGCGACACCATGACCCGCACGGCCACCCAGCCGCTCTCGCGGAGCGGCGAGACCGTCGGCGACTCCAGTCCTGGCGCGATCGCCGAGGCGGGCTCGACCAGCTCGGCGGGGAGGTCGTAGTCCATCATCACGTACTGGTGCGCGACCATGACGCCCTGGATGCGGCGGCGGAAGGTGCGCAGCCCGGCGAGCTCGGCGTCGGCCGCGATGAGCACGGCGCTCGACTCGAGGATGACGGGACCGAAGATGTCGAGGCCCTGCTTGCGGAGGGTCGTCCCCGTCTCGACGACGTCGGCGACCGCATCCGCGACCCCCAGGCGCACGGCCGACTCGACCGCGCCGTCGAGGCGCACGACCGTCGCATCCACGCCCTCGCGGGCGAGGAAGTCGGCGACGAGCCCGTCGTAGCTGGTCGCGACCCGGCGCCCGGCCAGGTCGCCGAGCTCCGCGAACGCGCCGATGGGCCCCGCGAAGCGGAAGGTCGAGGCGCCGAAGTCGAGCGCCTCGATCTCGGTGGCCGCGGAGTGCGAGTCGAGGAGGAGGTCGCGACCCGTGATGCCGACGTCCAGCGCGCCGGAGCCGACGTAGGTCGCGATGTCGCGGGGGCGGAGGTAGAAGAACTCGACGCCGTTGCGCGGGTCGGAGACGATGAGCTCCTTCGAGTCCCGGCGGGTCGCGTAGCCGGCCTCGTGGAGCATCTGGACGGCGGTCTCGGAGAGCGTGCCCTTGTTCGGCACGGCGATGCGGAGCATGACGCTGCTTTCTGGAATGGGGTGGACGGAGGGGACGGGCCGATCAGAGATGTCGGTACACGTCCGCCGGCGTCAGGCCCTTCGCGAGCATGAGCACCTGCAGGTGGTAGAGCAGCTGCGAGATCTCCTCGGCCGCCTCGTCGTCGCTCTGGTACTCGGCCGCCATCCACACCTCGGCGGCCTCCTCCACGATCTTCTTGCCGATCGCGTGGACGCCGGCGTCGAGCTCGGCGACCGTGCCCGAGCCCGCGGGGCGGGTGCGGGCCTTCTCGGTCAGCGCCTCGAAGAGGGCGTCGAAGGTCTTCACGATCCCCAAGGGTATCGCGCCCGGACGCACGAGGAGCGCCGCCCGCGGGCGGCGCTCCTCGTGCGGCGGAGAGCGGAGCGGTCCTACTGGACGCCGAGCAGGTCGATCACGAAGACGAGCGTGCGGCCCGAGAGCCGGTGGCCGCCGCCCGCGGGGCCGTAGGCGAGGTGCGGCGGGCAGACCAGCTGGCGCCGTCCGCCGACCTTCATGCCCGGGATGCCGTCCTGCCAGCCCTTGATGAGCCCGCGCAGCGGGAACTGGATCGACTGGCCGCGGCTCCAGCTCGAGTCGAACTCCTCGCCCGACTCGAAGTCGACGCCGAGGTAGTGCACGTCGACGGTCGCGCCGGGGGCGGCCTCGGGGCCGTCGCCGATCTCGAGGTCGGTGATGACGAGCTCCTCGGGGGCGGGCCCCTCGATGAACTCGATCTCGGGCTTGGTCTTGTCAGTCATGCGACCAGTCAAGCAGACCGCGCCGACACGGGCCGTCGCTCCGGCTGGGAGGCAGAGGTCATTCCGCTGACGGAGTCTCGAGCACCGGCACGACGACTCCGGCCTCCTGGCGCTCCTCCGGCGTCGACATGAAGGCGTTCGCCTCCCAGTCGACCTCGGCGAACCTCCGCCGGACGAGCTCCGCGCTGTCCGCGGCGTCGAACGGGGTCGAGAGGTCGAAGCATTCGCGCGGCACCAGCGGCTCGGCCGCCTGCCAGTCGAACTCGACGTCCTCCTCGTCCTCCGGGACGGCGGGGAACGAGCGCTCGAGACGGTCGAGCACCGCATCGCGCCACGCGAGGTATCCGGCGTCCCGCGGAACGATGAGCTGCGCCAGCGTCGAAAGCCATGCGGCGTTCTCGGCCGGCTCCGCGCCCTCGAAATGCAGGGCGTCGTTGAGCAACATCATGGTCAAGTGCAGCGGCCCGCGCACGGGGCCCGTCCACTCCTCATCGGCGAACTCCATGTAGGGGCAGCACGAGAAGTGCACGGTCCCGAGCCAGGCCGCCTCGAGGTAGTCCCTCAGCCAGGTGTCGGAGTCGAGCTCGTCCAGGGTGAACACGATCCATTCGCCGATCGCGACCCCCAGCGCGAGCTGAGCCCGACGCGCCAGGGGGCCGAGGCGCGACGCCACGACCTCGTCACCGGGCTCGTAGGCCGCAACGGGGTCTCGATCCTCCCAGTGCCACGACACCGGCGATCCGGCGGCGATGGGGCGGACATGTGCGGGGCGATACAGCGTCATGGGCGTCCTTTGTTCGTGCGCCGTGCCGGCGCGGCCTGGATGAGTGGACAGCAGGCCCGTGCGCACCTGACCCGCGAGCGGCGGAGATCACGGGAGCCGGTAGGGAGTGCCCTCGAAGCCCGCCGCGATCAGCTCGTCCGGCGTCCGCAGGTAGCGGTTCTCGGAGGGCACCAGCTCCCCCAGGAATCTGGCCAGGTGCTCGCGCTCGCTGCCGCGCTCGAACTCCGTGGTCGTGTCGAGCACCTCGCGTGGCACCGGCTCGCCCTTGATGTCCGCCTCATCGGCCGGGTAGAGCTCGACGAGCCTCGCGACGACCATCCGCACCCACGCATCGAACGGCTTCCGGTCCGGCGAGACCAGCTTGGCAAGTTGGTAGGAATAGACCGCCACGTGGAAGAGATGCTGCGCCCGCGGCGTGTCGTAGGAGCGCAGCGCGTCTTCCACGAGCTCCATCGCGGCCAGCAACACACCGTCGACAGGCCCACGCCGCTCCTCGAACTCGGCTTCAGGCGGCATCGCGACGTAGCGTATGTCGACTGAGCCCGCCCACGCGGCCGTGACCATCTGGAGCGGAGCGTCGAAATCGCTCATCCCCTCGAACCGCCACATGGTCCACTCCGCTGCACCGATCGCGAACGCCAAGCGCGCGCTCACGGACATCTGCACGAGACGCGCAGCGAGCTTGGGATTCTCCACCTCGAAATCGGCCGTCGACTTGATGCCGTGATCTGCCGGCCAGCCGAGGGCTCCGGACGTTCGGATGTGCGGCGGGGCGGTGAGCATCGACATGGCAGGCGAGGCTACCGCGTGGCGCTGATCTCTCGTCACGGCCTGTGGACAACCCGCGCCGGGGCTCCGCGGCGGCGTGCGGCGCCGGCGACCGCATCAACGGCATTCGCCTCGACTCAGTGGCTGTGCGCGGCCGCGGCGGCGCGCAGCTCCGCGATCGCGGCGCCGGGATCGGGCGTCGCGTAGACGCTCGAGCCCGCGACGAAGGTGTCGGCGCCGGCCGCCGAGGCGGCCGCGATCGTCTCGACGGTGATGCCGCCGTCCACCTGGAGCCAGACGTCGAGCCCCGCGCCGCGCACCGCATCCCGCACGGCCGAGACCTTCGGCATCATGTCGGCCATGAACGACTGCCCGCCGAAGCCGGGCTCGACCGTCATGACGAGGATCTGGTCGAACTCCTCGAGGAGCTCCAGATAGGGGGCGACGTCCGTGCCCGGCTTGATGCCGAGGCCGGCGCGCGCGCCGATCGAGCGCAGGCGCCGCGCGAGCGACACCGGGTCGGCGGCCGCCTCCGCGTGGAAGGTCACCGAGTGCGCGCCGAGCTCCGCGTAGTCGGGAGCCCAGCGGTCCGGGTCCTCGATCATGAGGTGCACGTCGAGCGGCACGGGCGAGGTCGCCTGCACGCGCTCCACCATGGCAGGCCCGAAGGTGAGGTTCGGGACGAAGTGGTTGTCCATGACGTCGACGTGGACGAGATCGGCCGAGGCGATCCGCTGCAGCTCCGACTCCATGTTCGCGAAGTCGGCGGACAGGATGCTCGGCTCGATGCGCACAGTCACGCCGCCAGCCTAGGGCTCGGTCGTGAGCAGCTGGACGAACATCGCGTCCGTCCCGTGCCGGTGCGGCCAGAGCTGCGCCGCCGGACCGGAGCCGAGCCCGAGCGGGCGGACGGCGACCGACTCGAGGACCGCGGGCGTGTCGAGCGCCGTGAGGCCCGCGTGGCGCTCGAGGGCGGCAACCACGATCCCGCGCGTCTCCTCGAGGTGCGGCGAGCAGGTCACATAGGCGAGCAGGCCGCCCGGCCTGAGCGCGGCGACCGCCGAGTCGAGGAGCTCGGCCTGGAGGGCGGCGAGCTCGGCGACATCCTCGGGCGACTTGCGCCAGCGCGCCTCGGGGCGGCGGCGCAGGGCCCCGAGGCCCGTGCACGGCGCATCGAGCAGGATGCGATCGAAGCGCCCGGGGAGCTCCCGGCCGAATCGGCGGCCGTCGCCCACGAGCACCTCGGGCGCGGGGTCGAGCGCCGCGAGCGCCTTCCGGACGAGCTCCGCGCGGGTCGGCGCGACCTCGTTCGCCATGAGCACCGCCCCGTGCTCGGCCGCCTCCGCGGCGAGCAGCGCGGCCTTCCCGCCGGGGCCCGCGCACATGTCGAGCCAGCGCTCCCCCGGCTGCACCTCGCGAGCGCGGCTGAGCGCGAGGGCCGCGAGCTGCGACCCCTCGTCCTGGACGCGCGCCCGGCCGCGCCGCACCTCGGGGATCCGCCCGGGGTCGCCGCCCGAGAGCACGACCCCGACGGGCGAGACGCCGCCCGCCTCGGCGCGCTCGCCGAGCTCCTCGACGAGGGAGGCCGGAACGCTCAGCCCGGGGAGGGCCGCCAGCGCGACGCGGGGCGAGACGTTGTCGGCCTCGAGCAGCGCCGCGATCTCCTCGCCGCGACCCTCCGCATCCAGCGCCGCCTGCAGGGCGTCGACGATCCAACGGGGGTGGGCGTGCTCGATCGCGAGGCGGCGGGCGCCCTTGAGCTTCTCGAGCGCCTGCGCCATCCACTCCTCGGCGCTCCGCCTCGAGAGCGTGCGCAGGGTGCCGTTCACGAATCCCGCGGCCCGCGGGTGCCCGGCCTCGCGGACGAGCTCGACGCTCTCGCCGACGGCCGCGTGCGAGGCCACCCGCATCCCGAGCAGCTGATGCGCGCCGAGTCGCAGCACATCGAGCACGGCCGGGTCGATGTCGACGACGGGGCGGGCGGTCACGATCGCGAGGATGCGGTCGTAGGTCCCGAGGCGGCGGAGCGTCCCGTAGGCGAGCTCGGTCGCGAAGGCCGCGTCCTTCGCGTCGAGCTCGGCCTCGACGATGTACCTCGGCAGGATCAGGTTCGCGTAGGCGTCGTCCTCGCGGACCGCCTCGAGCACCGCGAAGGCGACCCGGCGGCTCGGCTGCACCCGCTCGCCGGCGGTCACGACAGCACCGCCGAGCCGCCGAGGCCGCGCATCCAGTCGGCCGCGGGCATCGCCCGCCGCCCGGCGGGGAGGACCGTGCGGAGCTCGAGCGCGCCGTCCCCCGTGCCGAGGACGACCACGCGGCCGCGCGACT
The Homoserinibacter sp. YIM 151385 DNA segment above includes these coding regions:
- a CDS encoding RsmB/NOP family class I SAM-dependent RNA methyltransferase; this encodes MTAGERVQPSRRVAFAVLEAVREDDAYANLILPRYIVEAELDAKDAAFATELAYGTLRRLGTYDRILAIVTARPVVDIDPAVLDVLRLGAHQLLGMRVASHAAVGESVELVREAGHPRAAGFVNGTLRTLSRRSAEEWMAQALEKLKGARRLAIEHAHPRWIVDALQAALDAEGRGEEIAALLEADNVSPRVALAALPGLSVPASLVEELGERAEAGGVSPVGVVLSGGDPGRIPEVRRGRARVQDEGSQLAALALSRAREVQPGERWLDMCAGPGGKAALLAAEAAEHGAVLMANEVAPTRAELVRKALAALDPAPEVLVGDGRRFGRELPGRFDRILLDAPCTGLGALRRRPEARWRKSPEDVAELAALQAELLDSAVAALRPGGLLAYVTCSPHLEETRGIVVAALERHAGLTALDTPAVLESVAVRPLGLGSGPAAQLWPHRHGTDAMFVQLLTTEP